A DNA window from Sulfitobacter noctilucicola contains the following coding sequences:
- a CDS encoding DUF7218 family protein — MTKDHGPSIKDDATYEALREDGASKEKAARIANAKADSDQNPSEKGGSQPPYEEWTKDALYERAQELEIDGRSDMDKDSLIKALRNN, encoded by the coding sequence ATGACCAAAGATCACGGACCAAGCATCAAGGACGATGCGACCTACGAAGCTCTGCGCGAGGATGGCGCATCCAAGGAAAAAGCCGCACGGATTGCGAACGCCAAAGCAGACAGCGATCAGAATCCATCCGAGAAGGGGGGCAGTCAGCCACCCTACGAGGAATGGACGAAAGATGCGCTCTACGAGCGGGCGCAGGAGCTGGAGATAGACGGACGCTCCGACATGGACAAAGACAGTTTGATAAAGGCGTTGCGCAACAACTGA
- the betB gene encoding betaine-aldehyde dehydrogenase, producing the protein MPYDTQPPASHFIDGSYVEDTAGTPIDVIYPATGEKIATVHAATPAIVDQAIASAKKAQAAWAAMTGTERGRILRRASEIMRERNHDLSVLETYDTGKPYQETSVVDATSGADALEYFGGMAATLTGEHIQLGENWVYTRREALGVCVGIGAWNYPTQIACWKGAPALACGNAMIFKPSETTPLCALKVAEILYEAGLPAGLYNVVQGMGEVGSALVTDPRVDKVSLTGSVPTGRKVYAAAAEGIKHVTMELGGKSPLIVFDDADIENAVGGAILGNFYSSGQVCSNGTRVFVHKAIKEKFLSRLTERLGNAVIGDPMDPDTSFGPMVSERQMNIVLGYVEKGQSEGARLVTGGARLEREGFYLQPTVFADVTDDMAIAREEIFGPVMAVLDFEDEDDVMARANDTEFGLAAGVFTRDLTRAHRVAARFEAGTCYINTYNDAPVEAPFGGSKNSGVGRENSKAAIEHYSQLKSVFVRMDDVEAPF; encoded by the coding sequence ATGCCATACGACACGCAGCCACCCGCAAGCCATTTCATCGATGGTTCCTATGTAGAAGACACCGCAGGGACCCCGATTGACGTGATCTACCCTGCCACCGGCGAAAAGATTGCGACCGTACATGCAGCAACGCCTGCTATCGTCGATCAGGCAATCGCTTCGGCAAAAAAGGCCCAAGCCGCGTGGGCCGCGATGACCGGCACGGAGCGGGGCCGCATCTTGCGTCGCGCGTCAGAGATCATGCGCGAGCGCAACCACGACCTCAGCGTGCTTGAGACCTATGACACCGGCAAACCCTATCAAGAGACCTCCGTTGTCGATGCCACCTCGGGAGCGGATGCGTTGGAGTATTTCGGCGGTATGGCTGCGACACTTACAGGCGAGCATATCCAGCTGGGCGAGAACTGGGTTTATACGCGGCGCGAGGCGCTGGGCGTCTGCGTTGGCATTGGTGCTTGGAACTATCCAACGCAGATTGCCTGCTGGAAGGGCGCACCCGCGCTCGCCTGCGGCAATGCTATGATCTTCAAGCCTTCTGAGACTACACCTCTCTGCGCACTGAAGGTGGCAGAAATTCTTTATGAAGCGGGCCTGCCCGCGGGTCTTTATAACGTGGTGCAGGGCATGGGTGAGGTCGGCAGTGCGCTGGTCACGGACCCCCGCGTGGACAAGGTATCATTGACCGGTTCAGTACCCACCGGCCGCAAGGTTTATGCCGCCGCTGCCGAAGGCATCAAACATGTGACAATGGAGCTTGGCGGAAAATCCCCGCTGATCGTCTTTGACGATGCGGACATCGAAAACGCCGTTGGCGGCGCTATCCTCGGCAACTTCTACAGCTCGGGACAGGTCTGTTCCAACGGTACACGTGTGTTTGTACACAAGGCGATCAAAGAGAAATTCCTGAGCCGTCTGACAGAGCGACTGGGCAACGCGGTTATCGGGGATCCGATGGACCCCGATACAAGCTTTGGCCCGATGGTGTCCGAGCGGCAGATGAATATCGTGCTGGGGTACGTCGAGAAGGGCCAGTCAGAAGGTGCGCGGCTTGTGACAGGCGGTGCGCGGCTTGAGCGCGAGGGGTTCTATCTGCAACCCACCGTTTTTGCCGATGTGACCGACGATATGGCCATTGCGCGGGAAGAAATTTTTGGACCTGTGATGGCTGTGCTTGATTTCGAAGATGAAGACGATGTCATGGCGCGTGCCAATGACACCGAATTTGGTCTGGCGGCGGGCGTATTCACCCGCGATCTGACCCGCGCCCACCGCGTTGCCGCGCGGTTCGAGGCAGGGACCTGCTACATTAACACCTACAATGACGCGCCGGTAGAGGCGCCCTTCGGGGGATCAAAGAATTCCGGTGTGGGCCGCGAGAATTCGAAGGCGGCAATTGAGCACTATAGCCAGTTGAAGTCGGTCTTTGTCCGGATGGATGACGTCGAAGCGCCCTTCTGA
- a CDS encoding helix-turn-helix domain-containing protein, with product MATQKLYAGAKLRELRTKLGLTQKDFAARLGVSLPYLNQMENNNRPISTTVVLALASEFGLDVTELSAGDSERLVSDMREALADPVFQGKLPPMADIRLTASNAPALARALLDLHQSYRQVHERLASLDEALGREEARAAPSAWEEVRDFFHYCDNYIDAVDQAAEHFAGRTGGHRNMRVAAVSALANAGVTVEFEDTDTLRRFDPDSKTLVLSGRVAAQTQTFQLLLQVALTSQNKLLEATLDLARFTTSDARSIAKIGLANYFAGAALMPYTRFHAAAQSCRHDLELLSSQFGASIEQVAHRLATLQRPAAKGVPFFFVRVDQAGTITKRHSATRLQFARFGGACPLWNVHRAFETPGRFLRQLAETPDGVRYISLARDISKPAGRFGAPVRRFAIALGCEMRHADQLVYADGMDMSRDSAFEPIGISCRICERKACHQRAVPPLERHLIVDQNLRETLPYRVE from the coding sequence ATGGCTACTCAAAAACTCTATGCGGGTGCAAAGTTGCGCGAACTGCGCACAAAGCTAGGCCTGACACAGAAGGATTTTGCCGCGCGCCTCGGTGTCTCCCTCCCCTACCTGAACCAGATGGAGAACAACAACCGGCCCATTTCTACAACCGTCGTTCTTGCTTTGGCGTCCGAGTTTGGCCTCGACGTCACTGAGCTGAGCGCCGGAGATAGCGAAAGGCTGGTGAGCGACATGCGCGAGGCGCTGGCGGACCCGGTGTTTCAGGGCAAGCTGCCACCAATGGCAGATATCCGTCTGACGGCGTCAAATGCACCTGCCCTTGCGCGGGCTCTGCTCGATCTCCACCAAAGCTACCGGCAGGTGCACGAGCGCCTCGCCTCACTTGACGAAGCACTGGGACGCGAAGAAGCGCGCGCCGCGCCATCCGCTTGGGAAGAGGTACGCGATTTCTTTCACTATTGCGATAATTACATCGACGCAGTCGATCAGGCGGCAGAGCATTTTGCGGGCAGAACAGGTGGGCATCGGAACATGCGCGTGGCCGCTGTCTCTGCTTTGGCAAATGCAGGCGTGACGGTGGAGTTCGAAGACACTGACACTCTGCGCCGCTTTGACCCTGACAGCAAAACTCTCGTGCTTTCGGGCCGCGTTGCCGCACAAACCCAAACATTCCAGCTGCTTCTTCAGGTTGCGTTAACCAGCCAGAACAAGCTGTTGGAGGCCACACTTGATCTTGCGCGATTCACAACATCCGATGCGCGGAGCATCGCGAAGATCGGGCTGGCAAATTATTTCGCAGGGGCGGCCCTGATGCCCTATACACGTTTCCACGCTGCTGCCCAAAGCTGCCGTCATGATCTCGAACTCTTGTCTAGCCAGTTCGGCGCATCAATCGAACAGGTCGCCCACCGGCTTGCCACATTACAACGTCCCGCGGCCAAAGGCGTGCCATTTTTCTTTGTGCGCGTCGATCAGGCAGGCACGATCACCAAGCGCCATTCGGCAACACGATTACAGTTCGCACGCTTTGGTGGTGCCTGTCCGCTCTGGAACGTCCACCGTGCGTTTGAAACCCCCGGTCGGTTCCTACGCCAACTGGCCGAAACACCCGACGGAGTACGCTACATCAGCCTCGCACGCGATATCTCGAAACCCGCCGGCCGGTTCGGAGCGCCCGTTCGCCGCTTTGCGATCGCCTTGGGTTGCGAGATGCGCCACGCAGATCAACTCGTTTATGCCGACGGCATGGATATGTCGCGGGATTCCGCCTTTGAACCTATCGGAATATCGTGCCGGATTTGCGAGCGTAAAGCCTGTCATCAACGCGCGGTCCCCCCGCTGGAACGGCACCTCATCGTCGATCAGAACCTGCGCGAGACGCTACCTTACCGCGTTGAATAA
- the betA gene encoding choline dehydrogenase, producing the protein MKAEFVIVGAGSAGCAMAYRLAQAGRKVIVIEHGGTDAGPFIQMPAALSYPMNMKRYDWGYKSEPEPHLGGRQLVCPRGKVIGGSSSINGMVYVRGHAQDFDHWEEAGARGWAYADVLPYFKRMETWHDGGHGGDPAWRGTDGPLHVSRGTRTNPLFDAFVRAGQQAGYQVTDDYNGEQQEGFGPMEQTVWKGRRWSAANAYLRPAQKTGNVEVVQALAQRVLIEGGRAKGVEVLRGGRLEVIEAECEVVLAASSINSPKLLMLSGIGPAAHLTEHGIEVIADRPGVGANLQDHLEMYIQMAASQPITLYKHWNLLSKAVIGAQWLFTKRGMGASNQFESAGFIRSAAGVPYPDIQFHFLPIAVRYDGQAAAEGHGFQAHTGPMRSRSRGTVTLRSGNPADDPVIRFNYMSHPQDWDEFRTCIRLTREIFAQEAFKPFVKHEIQPGESYQTDAELDDVIREHAESAYHPCGTCRMGKPDDTLAVVDPQARVIGVEGLRVADSSIFPRITNGNLNAPSIMVGEKVSDHLLGLKPLPRANDMPWNHPAWATTQR; encoded by the coding sequence GTGAAAGCTGAATTTGTGATTGTTGGGGCCGGCAGCGCAGGATGCGCCATGGCCTACCGGTTGGCGCAGGCTGGCCGCAAGGTTATCGTCATCGAGCATGGCGGGACCGATGCGGGGCCTTTCATCCAGATGCCGGCAGCGCTGAGCTATCCAATGAACATGAAACGGTATGATTGGGGCTACAAGTCTGAGCCGGAACCGCATCTGGGTGGCCGCCAACTGGTTTGCCCAAGGGGCAAAGTCATTGGCGGCTCGTCTTCCATCAATGGAATGGTTTACGTACGCGGTCACGCGCAGGATTTTGACCACTGGGAAGAGGCCGGTGCGCGAGGGTGGGCATATGCCGATGTACTGCCTTACTTCAAGCGGATGGAAACCTGGCATGACGGCGGTCATGGTGGTGATCCCGCTTGGCGCGGCACAGACGGTCCTTTACATGTAAGTCGGGGCACCCGGACCAATCCGCTTTTCGATGCGTTTGTGCGGGCGGGTCAGCAGGCCGGATATCAGGTCACGGACGATTATAACGGTGAGCAACAGGAAGGCTTTGGCCCGATGGAGCAAACCGTCTGGAAGGGCCGTCGGTGGTCCGCCGCGAACGCCTATCTGAGGCCGGCGCAAAAGACCGGAAACGTGGAAGTGGTGCAGGCGCTGGCGCAGCGTGTCCTGATCGAAGGGGGGCGTGCCAAAGGCGTTGAAGTCCTGCGGGGCGGGCGGCTTGAGGTGATCGAGGCGGAGTGCGAAGTTGTGTTGGCGGCGTCCTCTATCAACTCGCCCAAGCTTTTGATGCTCTCTGGTATCGGTCCAGCGGCACATCTGACCGAACATGGCATCGAGGTGATTGCAGATCGTCCTGGCGTGGGCGCAAACCTGCAGGACCATCTTGAGATGTATATCCAGATGGCAGCATCCCAGCCGATTACCCTTTATAAACACTGGAACCTGTTGTCCAAAGCCGTCATTGGCGCGCAGTGGCTTTTCACAAAGCGGGGCATGGGGGCATCGAACCAGTTCGAGAGCGCGGGTTTCATTCGCTCTGCGGCGGGGGTGCCCTATCCCGACATTCAATTCCACTTTCTGCCCATTGCGGTTCGGTATGATGGACAGGCCGCTGCCGAGGGACACGGTTTTCAAGCGCACACCGGTCCGATGCGCTCACGCTCCCGCGGGACTGTCACACTGCGATCGGGCAATCCTGCCGACGATCCGGTCATTCGTTTTAATTACATGTCTCATCCGCAAGATTGGGACGAGTTCCGCACTTGTATCCGGCTGACACGCGAGATTTTTGCGCAAGAGGCGTTCAAGCCGTTTGTGAAGCATGAAATTCAACCGGGTGAGTCCTATCAGACTGACGCGGAACTTGATGATGTCATTCGCGAGCATGCCGAAAGCGCGTATCACCCCTGCGGTACCTGTCGCATGGGGAAGCCTGACGATACGTTGGCGGTGGTAGATCCTCAGGCGCGGGTCATTGGTGTTGAGGGGTTGCGCGTGGCGGACAGCTCGATTTTCCCGCGCATCACCAACGGCAATCTGAACGCCCCTTCCATTATGGTGGGCGAGAAAGTGTCGGATCATCTACTGGGGCTTAAGCCGCTGCCGCGGGCCAACGACATGCCATGGAACCACCCCGCGTGGGCAACGACACAGCGGTAA
- a CDS encoding DUF6497 family protein → MMRVVTAAFLAASPAWGFDVPSGQPVSLQEVLVDTVGEETWLRFRFVAPELVGTSGGVDYDATGDDMMYLCTETAIPYANEYALEGDVIVISMADRATEFGQADPEATQLFEAYRPVDNTCIWEAL, encoded by the coding sequence ATGATGCGCGTGGTAACAGCCGCGTTTCTGGCCGCAAGTCCCGCCTGGGGCTTTGACGTGCCCTCGGGTCAGCCGGTCAGCCTGCAAGAGGTTCTGGTAGATACTGTAGGCGAAGAAACATGGCTGCGCTTTCGTTTTGTGGCCCCCGAATTAGTCGGTACTTCAGGTGGCGTGGATTACGATGCGACTGGTGATGATATGATGTATCTGTGCACCGAAACTGCCATTCCTTACGCAAATGAATACGCGCTGGAAGGCGATGTGATCGTCATCTCAATGGCTGACCGCGCTACCGAATTCGGGCAGGCCGACCCCGAAGCGACCCAGCTTTTCGAGGCCTATCGCCCTGTTGATAACACCTGTATCTGGGAGGCATTATGA
- a CDS encoding acyl-CoA carboxylase subunit beta, translating to MKDILEQLEERREAARLGGGQARIDAQHGRGKLTARERVDLLLDDGSFEEFDMFVTHRCTDFGMEKQKPAGDGVVTGWGTINGRLVYVFSQDFTVLGGSVSETHAKKICKIMDMAVQNGAPVIGINDSGGARIQEGVDSLAGYGEVFQRNIEASGVVPQISVIMGPCAGGAVYSPAMTDFIFMVKDSSYMFVTGPEVVKTVTNEEVSAEELGGASTHTKKSSVADGAFENDVEALAEVRRLVDFLPSNNREAPPVRPFFDDPERIEPSLDTLVPANANTPYDMKELILKLADEGDFYEIQEDFAKNVITGFIRIEGRTVGVVANQPMVLAGVLDIDSSRKAARFVRFCDAFEIPILTLVDVPGFLPGTTQEYGGVIKHGAKLLFAYGEATVPMVTVATRKTYGGAYVVMASKHLQADFNYAWPTAEVAVMGAKGAVEIIHRADKNDPDKIAAHTKEYEDRFANPFVAAERGFIDEVIQPRMTRKRIARAFASLRNKKKTMPWKKHDNIPL from the coding sequence ATGAAAGATATTCTCGAACAGCTCGAAGAGCGCCGCGAAGCCGCCCGTTTGGGGGGTGGACAGGCCCGGATCGATGCGCAGCATGGCCGGGGCAAGCTGACCGCGCGCGAACGCGTTGATCTTCTGCTTGATGACGGGTCGTTCGAAGAATTCGATATGTTCGTAACACACCGCTGCACCGATTTCGGTATGGAAAAACAAAAGCCAGCGGGTGATGGCGTTGTCACTGGCTGGGGCACGATCAACGGCCGTCTGGTCTATGTGTTCTCTCAGGACTTCACGGTATTGGGCGGTTCGGTCTCCGAAACGCACGCGAAGAAAATCTGCAAGATTATGGATATGGCCGTGCAAAACGGCGCACCTGTGATCGGGATCAACGATTCCGGCGGTGCACGTATTCAGGAAGGTGTGGATTCACTCGCGGGATACGGCGAAGTGTTCCAGCGCAATATCGAAGCATCCGGTGTGGTCCCGCAAATCAGCGTGATCATGGGGCCATGCGCCGGGGGTGCGGTCTATTCGCCAGCGATGACCGACTTCATCTTTATGGTCAAAGACAGCTCTTATATGTTTGTGACGGGCCCCGAAGTGGTCAAGACCGTCACCAACGAAGAAGTCTCGGCTGAAGAGCTGGGGGGGGCCAGCACGCACACCAAGAAGTCCTCGGTTGCGGATGGCGCGTTTGAAAACGATGTCGAAGCACTGGCAGAAGTGCGCCGTTTGGTCGATTTTCTGCCGTCCAACAACCGCGAAGCGCCTCCGGTCCGTCCGTTCTTTGACGATCCCGAGCGGATCGAGCCGTCCCTTGATACGCTGGTCCCTGCCAACGCCAATACGCCCTACGACATGAAAGAGCTGATCCTGAAGTTGGCGGACGAAGGTGATTTTTATGAAATACAGGAAGACTTCGCCAAAAACGTGATCACCGGCTTTATCCGCATCGAAGGCCGTACCGTTGGTGTCGTGGCAAACCAGCCAATGGTGCTGGCGGGTGTGCTTGATATTGACAGCTCACGCAAGGCTGCACGGTTTGTGCGGTTCTGTGATGCCTTCGAGATCCCGATCCTTACGCTGGTCGACGTGCCCGGCTTCCTGCCCGGCACCACGCAGGAATACGGCGGCGTGATCAAACACGGTGCAAAGCTGCTGTTCGCTTACGGCGAAGCGACAGTACCGATGGTCACCGTGGCCACGCGCAAGACCTATGGCGGGGCTTACGTTGTTATGGCGTCCAAGCACTTGCAGGCTGACTTCAACTACGCGTGGCCCACGGCCGAAGTGGCCGTGATGGGGGCCAAAGGGGCGGTTGAGATCATTCATCGTGCTGACAAAAATGATCCCGACAAGATCGCCGCACACACCAAGGAATACGAGGACCGCTTTGCGAACCCGTTTGTTGCTGCTGAGCGTGGGTTTATTGACGAGGTGATCCAGCCACGGATGACGCGCAAGCGCATCGCGCGTGCCTTTGCATCCTTGCGGAATAAGAAAAAAACCATGCCTTGGAAGAAGCACGACAACATTCCGCTGTGA
- the betC gene encoding choline-sulfatase, whose protein sequence is MTKPNILIVMVDQLNGTLFPDGPADWLHAPNLKALAARSTRFANCYTASPLCAPGRAAFMSGQLPSATGVYDNAAEFASSIPTYAHHLRRAGYQTCLSGKMHFVGPDQLHGFEERLTTDIYPADFGWTPDYRKPGERIDWWYHNMGSVTGAGVAETSNQMEYDDEVAYNATRKIYEYARGADARPWCLTVSFTHPHDPYVARKKYWDLYEDCEHLLPEVPAMDYADHDPHSQRIFDANDWRSFNISEDDIKRSRRAYFANISYLDDKVGEILQTLEDTRQEATILFVSDHGDMLGERGLWFKMSFFEGSSRVPMMICAPQMSPGLQNTPVSNIDVCPTLCDLAGVSMEEVMPWTSGQSLVPMGQGVERTEPVAIEYAAEGTYTPMVSLRYGRWKYNRCTIDPDQLFDLDADPHELTNLAGHPEHQGTLNSIKAKSEARWDLAAYDADVRKSQARRWVVYEALREGGYYPWDYQPLRKASEQYMRNHMDLNVLEENKRFPRGE, encoded by the coding sequence ATGACCAAGCCGAATATCCTGATCGTGATGGTGGACCAGCTTAACGGCACGTTGTTTCCCGACGGCCCTGCCGATTGGCTGCATGCGCCCAATCTTAAGGCATTGGCGGCGCGCTCCACCCGGTTCGCAAACTGCTATACCGCATCGCCGCTGTGCGCGCCGGGGCGTGCGGCGTTCATGTCGGGCCAATTGCCGTCTGCCACAGGTGTTTATGACAACGCGGCCGAATTCGCGTCCTCCATTCCGACCTATGCTCATCACTTGCGCCGTGCGGGCTATCAGACTTGCCTGTCAGGCAAGATGCACTTTGTTGGACCGGACCAGTTGCACGGGTTCGAGGAGCGCCTGACCACGGATATCTATCCGGCAGACTTCGGCTGGACACCTGACTACCGCAAGCCCGGTGAGCGTATCGACTGGTGGTATCACAACATGGGGTCGGTCACAGGCGCTGGCGTTGCAGAAACGTCCAACCAAATGGAATACGACGATGAAGTTGCATACAACGCAACCCGCAAGATTTACGAATACGCGCGTGGTGCCGACGCGCGGCCATGGTGCCTGACAGTCAGCTTCACCCATCCGCATGATCCTTATGTGGCCCGTAAGAAATATTGGGACCTCTATGAAGATTGCGAACATCTGCTGCCGGAAGTGCCGGCAATGGACTACGCGGACCACGATCCGCATTCCCAGCGGATTTTCGACGCCAATGACTGGCGCAGCTTCAATATCTCCGAAGATGATATCAAACGCTCGCGCCGCGCCTATTTCGCCAACATCAGCTATCTTGATGACAAAGTAGGTGAGATCCTACAGACGCTCGAAGATACCCGTCAGGAAGCGACAATTCTCTTTGTCTCTGACCATGGCGATATGTTGGGGGAGCGCGGACTTTGGTTTAAGATGTCCTTCTTTGAAGGGTCCTCTCGTGTGCCGATGATGATTTGCGCACCGCAAATGTCACCCGGTCTGCAAAACACACCTGTCAGCAACATCGATGTCTGCCCAACGCTTTGCGATTTGGCCGGCGTCAGTATGGAAGAGGTGATGCCATGGACCAGCGGCCAAAGCCTTGTGCCGATGGGGCAGGGCGTTGAGCGCACGGAGCCGGTTGCCATCGAATACGCGGCTGAAGGCACCTATACGCCAATGGTTTCGCTCAGGTACGGCAGATGGAAATACAACCGCTGCACCATCGACCCTGATCAGCTTTTCGACCTTGATGCTGATCCGCATGAGTTGACCAATCTTGCCGGTCACCCAGAACATCAGGGCACGCTCAATTCGATCAAGGCCAAGTCCGAAGCACGCTGGGACCTTGCCGCCTATGACGCCGATGTCCGCAAATCACAGGCGCGCCGTTGGGTGGTCTATGAGGCGCTGCGGGAGGGCGGCTACTATCCATGGGATTACCAACCGCTGCGTAAAGCGTCAGAGCAATACATGCGCAATCATATGGATCTGAATGTTCTAGAAGAAAACAAACGCTTCCCACGGGGCGAATAA
- a CDS encoding thermonuclease family protein — MLRICSCFALAFLLAAQVLAADVRGKVRVIDGDTLDVGTTRVRLHGIDAPERDQPCTTLNGQNWGCGDWVTQQVRDLYQGAQARCEPVDRDRYGRVVARCYVGREDIGQRLVSDGLAFAYRKYSYDYDLEEKSAVVADRGIHGFTIQSPARYRLTRIRGRDAPDASCRIKGNISAKGARIYHMPGQKFYERTGIRPEHGERWFCSEAQARASGWRPAKR; from the coding sequence ATGTTAAGGATTTGTTCATGTTTTGCGCTCGCTTTTCTGCTGGCCGCACAAGTGCTTGCGGCAGACGTGCGCGGAAAGGTGCGAGTCATTGATGGTGACACCCTGGACGTAGGGACCACCCGTGTAAGATTGCACGGCATTGACGCACCTGAGCGGGATCAGCCCTGCACCACCCTTAACGGTCAAAACTGGGGGTGTGGAGACTGGGTCACACAGCAGGTCCGCGACCTTTACCAAGGTGCGCAAGCGCGGTGCGAACCTGTGGACCGCGATCGCTATGGGCGTGTTGTTGCGCGCTGCTACGTCGGTCGTGAAGATATCGGGCAGCGTTTGGTATCGGATGGGCTGGCCTTTGCATACCGCAAGTATTCTTATGACTATGATTTGGAAGAGAAATCAGCGGTTGTCGCAGATCGTGGCATCCACGGATTTACCATTCAGTCGCCCGCGCGGTACCGTTTGACGCGTATCAGAGGACGGGATGCTCCTGATGCTTCCTGCCGCATCAAAGGCAACATCAGCGCCAAAGGTGCCCGTATCTACCACATGCCGGGCCAGAAGTTCTATGAACGTACCGGTATCCGACCAGAGCACGGCGAACGCTGGTTTTGTTCCGAAGCACAGGCGCGTGCCTCAGGATGGCGACCGGCAAAACGCTAG
- a CDS encoding multidrug effflux MFS transporter has translation MNNADASLPTIRFLDRSTPPTVLTLILLAGLSALVMNIFLPSLPQMAEHFDTSYATMQLSVPLYLLFSAILQLFVGPISDNLGRRKVMITGLVLFMLATLGCIFAPNTLVFLIFRIAQAVIATAMVLSRAVLRDLYTQDQAASKIGYVTMGMALVPMVAPAVGGAIEQVGDWHATFWLMFAIAGGILALVIWDMGETARPSDISILRQFREYPELLRARRFWGYALAAAFCSGAFFAYLGGAPFVGSIVFGLDPFWLGIYFGAPAIGYFCGNWITGLFATRFGVNRLVLAGCLANATGGTLTLLLFLAGYGTAETFFGLMTLVGLGNGLCIPNATAGMLSVRPHIAGTASGLGGAIMIGGGSGLAVLAGMLLTPETGAYPLILIMQITALCGVVSILFVIRRERILALQH, from the coding sequence ATGAATAACGCAGATGCATCGCTGCCGACCATTCGCTTCTTGGACCGCAGCACACCCCCGACCGTATTAACATTGATATTACTGGCCGGCCTGTCGGCCCTGGTGATGAACATCTTCCTGCCAAGCCTGCCCCAAATGGCAGAGCACTTTGACACATCCTACGCCACCATGCAGCTATCTGTACCGCTCTACCTTCTGTTTAGCGCGATACTGCAACTGTTCGTCGGCCCGATCTCGGACAACCTGGGCCGCCGGAAAGTGATGATAACTGGTCTGGTTCTGTTCATGCTGGCCACCTTGGGCTGCATCTTTGCACCCAATACGCTGGTATTCCTCATCTTCCGGATCGCGCAGGCCGTCATCGCAACTGCCATGGTCCTTAGCCGCGCGGTGCTACGCGACCTTTACACGCAGGATCAGGCCGCTTCCAAAATCGGATATGTCACCATGGGCATGGCGCTGGTTCCAATGGTGGCGCCTGCTGTTGGCGGTGCAATCGAACAGGTCGGTGATTGGCACGCAACCTTCTGGCTGATGTTCGCGATTGCCGGTGGCATTCTCGCTCTGGTGATCTGGGACATGGGAGAGACGGCCCGCCCTTCCGATATCTCGATCCTTCGGCAATTTCGTGAATATCCAGAATTGCTGCGCGCCCGTCGGTTCTGGGGCTATGCGTTGGCGGCAGCTTTCTGTTCGGGAGCATTTTTCGCCTATCTGGGCGGCGCACCCTTTGTCGGGTCCATCGTATTCGGCCTCGATCCGTTCTGGCTGGGCATCTATTTCGGCGCACCCGCAATCGGATATTTCTGCGGCAACTGGATCACAGGTCTGTTCGCGACGCGGTTTGGCGTCAACAGACTGGTGCTTGCCGGATGCCTTGCCAACGCCACCGGTGGCACATTGACCCTTTTATTGTTTCTGGCAGGTTACGGGACCGCCGAGACCTTCTTTGGCTTGATGACGCTTGTCGGACTTGGCAACGGCCTGTGTATCCCCAACGCGACCGCAGGTATGCTCTCTGTGCGTCCGCATATTGCGGGGACTGCCTCGGGTCTGGGGGGCGCGATCATGATTGGTGGTGGCAGCGGCCTTGCCGTACTCGCCGGTATGTTGCTCACGCCCGAAACCGGTGCTTACCCGCTCATTCTTATCATGCAGATCACCGCGCTCTGCGGTGTGGTCTCAATCCTTTTTGTGATCCGCCGCGAACGCATACTCGCCTTGCAGCACTAG